In Heterodontus francisci isolate sHetFra1 chromosome 40, sHetFra1.hap1, whole genome shotgun sequence, one DNA window encodes the following:
- the ptgir gene encoding prostacyclin receptor isoform X1 yields the protein MGASCRLLAGEEMNTTSTCENTSVILEDSKPGVSILMFSAGLVGNVLALVLLGVHRNELRTKSSVFCILVTGLAVTDLMGTCFLSPVVFVSYAKGRSLIGLVGNHTLCDFFAFGMTFFGLASTLILFAMAVERCMAISHPYFYSQHIGRSCAKVALPVIYAFAALFCIMPFAGFGEHKQYCPGTWCFLKMESSEGAAAVGFSLLYAALIAFLIIAVLLCNGSVIVSLCKMHRNQKARRGSVLSSQRRRKSLFGQREEEVDHLILLASMTTIFAICSLPLTHLPNPRPLPTRRTRAADAWEHHHLQVPLQVTHHPDLELYRRSFAVAGSKSWNYLPNSTVTYLTWTAAVQEGSSPPPSQGQLGMGNKCWPGQ from the exons atgggtGCCTCCTGTCGCTTGTTGGCTGGAGAAGAGATGAATACCACCAGCACATGTGAGAACACCAGCGTGATTCTCGAAGACAGCAAGCCAGGGGTGAGCATCCTGATGTTCTCGGCTGGTCTGGTGGGTAATGTTCTGGCTTTGGTCCTGCTGGGAGTGCACAGGAACGAGCTGCGGACCAAGTCCTCGGTCTTCTGCATCCTGGTGACGGGTCTGGCTGTCACCGACCTGATGGGCACTTGCTTCCTGAGCCCCGTGGTGTTCGTGTCCTACGCCAAGGGGAGGTCGCTGATCGGCCTGGTGGGGAATCACACTCTCTGCGACTTCTTCGCCTTTGGCATGACCTTCTTCGGACTGGCGTCCACCCTCATCTTATTTGCCATGGCGGTGGAGCGATGCATGGCCATCAGTCACCCTTACTTCTACTCGCAGCACATCGGCAGGAGCTGTGCCAAGGTTGCCCTGCCGGTCATCTACGCCTTCGCCGCCCTCTTCTGCATCATGCCCTTTGCGGGCTTCGGGGAGCACAAGCAGTATTGCCCGGGCACCTGGTGCTTCCTGAAGATGGAATCCAGCGAGGGGGCGGCTGCCGTGGGCTTCTCGCTGCTCTACGCCGCCCTCATCGCCTTCCTGATCATCGCCGTCCTCCTGTGCAACGGCTCGGTCATTGTCAGCCTCTGTAAGATGCACCGCAACCAGAAAGCCAGGAGGGGCTCGGTGCTCTCCTCCCAGCGGCGGAGGAAGAGCCTCTTCGGccagagggaggaggaagtggacCATCTCATCCTGCTAGCCTCCATGACCACTATATTCGCCATCTGCTCCCTCCCACTGACG caccttccaaacccgcgacctctaccaactagaaggacaagggcagcagacgcatgggaacaccaccacctgcaagttcccctccaagtcacacaccatcctgacttggaactatatcgccgttccttcgctgtcgctgggtcaaaatcctggaactaccttcctaacagcactgttacgtacctcacatggactgcagcggttcaagaaggcagctcaccaccaccttctcaagggcagttagggatgggcaataaatgctggcctggccagtga